CCTAGTTTCGGCTATGCATATAACTGCCGCAGTATATGTAAATGATCATGAGAGTGGTCTAATTGAGGATATCTGGGAGTGGCTCGAAGGACTTGCTCCATTTAGAGATGATTACAAACATCATATGACTGGGGAAGATAACGGAGATGCCCATCTTAAAAATTTGATCATGCATCATCAGGTAATAGTTCCTATTACACAGGGCGATCTTGATCTTGGTCCATGGCAGAGGGTTTTCTACGCTGAATTTGACGGGGGCAGAAGAAAAAGAGTAGTAGTGAAAGTGATCGGCGAGTAAGAGTCTATAAATTCGTTATAATAATTCATATGAGCGATGAAAATATAAACTACAGGTTTTTGATTGATAAAAGAGGCAACTGGTTTCAGGACGGAATAAAAATCCAGCACCGCCTTACTTATCTCTACAACAACAAACTTCTTCAAAGAGATGATGAGGGAAGATACTACCTTGATGAAGGATCTGGAAAACTTTATATAAAAGTTGAAGATACTCCTTTTGTGGTAAGAATGGTGGATAAACAGGGGGAGGATTTCTTTATAAGAATAAACGATGAGACAACCGAGAAGTTAGATTTATCCTCACTCAGGATAAACGAAGAAAATATTCCGTACGCAAAAATTAAAGACGGGGATTTTGATGCCAGATTTACACGGCCCGCCTACTATGAATTTATGAAGTATTTGAAAAAAGAAGACAATGATTTTTATGTGGACTGCAACGGAGAAAAACACATACTAAAGAAAACCGCTTAGCTAAGAGCGTCTACCATTTTTATCATAATTTCATTTGATACCAGATTTCCCTTTTTAGTGATCCTAATGAAGTTGCCTAAATTCTCAAGAAGACCATCATTTATAAGTGGTTCAATTTTATCTGTATCTGCAATCACATTTGATCTGCTTTTTAATTTTAAAAGATCTATTCCCTGATCAAGCCTCATTCCCATAACTACTGTATCAATAATAAATTTGTTTTTATCTATTATCTCTGAAAAATCAACCGGCTTTTTGCTACTTAGCACAGTATTCATATATTTAGCGGGGTTTCTGATATTAGACCACCGCGCTCCCCAGGGATTTGAATCGGTCTTGGCATAATGCGAATGTGCCCCAGCCCCAAGACCTAAATATCCGTCGAGTCTCCAGTACAGCATATTGTGTACGCATTCAAATCCTTTTTTGGCGTAGTTTGAAATCTCATAATGTTTGTAGCCCGAGTCTTGTACAAAATCTGTTGTATAGCTGATAAAATCTGCAAGCTTGTCATTTGAGGGCAGATTTAATTCCCCCAGCGACTCGAGACGATTAAACTCGGTGCCGTTTTCTACTGTCAGACAATATGCCGAGATGTGTGGAAAATCAAAGCTAAGTGCTTTTTGTAAGTCGTTTTCCCACTCAGACAATGTTTCATCCTTAGTACCGTACATAAGATCCATACTATAGTTCTCATAACCGGCTTTAACTATATCTTGAAGTATCTTCTGGCTATCCTCAGGCGTATTAATTCTTCCAAGAAACTTGAGTTTTCTTTCTGAAAATGACTGAACCCCTGTGCTTATTCTATTAATCCCCGCTGCTCTTAATCCTTTTAGCTTTTCTAAATCCGCAGTCTTTGGGTTTACTTCTAAAGATATTTCAATATTTTCTGACGGTTTAGTGATAGAATAGATCTTGGAGAGTATTTCCTCTATATTTTTTGGATCGAATAATGATGGAGTGCCCCCGCCAAAGAATATAGATGTCACTTTGGTACCCGATAAGTCGTCTTGATAGAATTCGAGTTCTCTTATGATTGAATTTGTATAGTCTTTTTCAGGGAAATTAGACCCGACCCCGTAAGAATTAAAGTCGCAATATGGACATTTCGTAACGCAATATGGGATATGTATATAGATTCCAAAGGGCATTAAACTATTTTACGGTAAGAAAAAAATGTTGCAACGGCTAAGTTTTAAAGTCATATTATTGATTTAAACTTAAGGCTTAGAAATGAGAATGCGTTATAAAGTACTATTAATACTAATTTCTTTCCTGCTGGGAAGCTTCTATTGCTATGCCCAAGAGCCAAATGTTCTTAGTTTAGATGAAGCCGTTGATCTGGCTATTACCAATAACCCTGCAATTACTATCTCTGATGCTAATGTAGATATATCTAGGGCAGATCTAAAAAATGCAAAATCTGTTTATTACCCGCAAATTAGCTCAAGAATTATCGTACCATTTATCGGCCGTGAATCCGGGTTCTTCTTAGACCAGCTTATTTATGATTTCGGTAGAACCTCAAACCGGGTGAAATCTTCAAGGGAGTTTCTAAAAGCAAGAAAGTTTGATAAAGACACAGCAGAAGATGACTTAATATTAGATACCATAATTGGATACTATACAGTTCTTTCTGAGGAGCACATTGCAATTGCACTTGAGAAGCAGGTAGTTGAAAATGAACGGCGCTTAGAGCAGGCGCAAGGATTTTATAAGCTAGGAAGAGTGCCTCTTACCGAAGTAACTAAGGTAGAGGTTGACCTTGGTAACGCAAAACTTGAGCAAATTGCGGCTCAGAACAATCTAGAAGTTGCAAAAGTTAACCTACTAACAATTATGGGACTTGAAGATGAATCATTTACATACGACCTTGAGGATTCGACAATAGTAGCTCCGATTACATATGAGCTTGAGGATTCCATTATTCAAGCTCTTGGATCAAGGGCTGAACTTAAAAGCCTAGAGGCACAAAAAGACGCAATGAGAGCTAATTTAAAAGCATCTAAAAGAGAATTTTACCCTGAAGTTTTCGGCAGAACTGCATATAGATTTGAGGGAAAAGGAGCTGAGACCCCAGGATTTATTGCGGGTGTTGGAGTAAGGTTTCCAATTTTTGAGGGCTTTTCCAGGTTTGCAAAAGTTGAGGACTCAAAGGCCCATCTAAGAAAAACAAAAGCTGAGCTAAGATCCACCAGGGCAGCTATCATATCTCAAATAAAGCAGCTTTACCTAGACCTTGAATTCGCACAAGAGAATATTAAAGTTACAAAAGCGACAAAAGAATCCGCTGAACAAAGCTTGCTACTGGCTAGAGAAAGGTATAATCTGGCTAGAGCTTCTTCCGTTGAGCTTGCAGAGGCAGAGGCATTATTTGCAGTTTCTAATGCAAGGTATATGCAGTCGATTTATAATTACAACATCAACATTGCGAGATTAGAAAGAGCAACAGGTGAAATAGATGAATCTCAAGAGCCCTAAGACATATATAGCAATAGCCATTATAGTTGTGGCCGCAATATTTATTGCACCTCGTTTTTTTGGAGAGCCGGATACTTCTACGGTCTACGTAACAGCTAAAGTAGACAAGGGCAACTTAA
This sequence is a window from Thermodesulfobacteriota bacterium. Protein-coding genes within it:
- a CDS encoding secondary thiamine-phosphate synthase enzyme YjbQ, which gives rise to LVSAMHITAAVYVNDHESGLIEDIWEWLEGLAPFRDDYKHHMTGEDNGDAHLKNLIMHHQVIVPITQGDLDLGPWQRVFYAEFDGGRRKRVVVKVIGE
- a CDS encoding TolC family protein, with the protein product MRYKVLLILISFLLGSFYCYAQEPNVLSLDEAVDLAITNNPAITISDANVDISRADLKNAKSVYYPQISSRIIVPFIGRESGFFLDQLIYDFGRTSNRVKSSREFLKARKFDKDTAEDDLILDTIIGYYTVLSEEHIAIALEKQVVENERRLEQAQGFYKLGRVPLTEVTKVEVDLGNAKLEQIAAQNNLEVAKVNLLTIMGLEDESFTYDLEDSTIVAPITYELEDSIIQALGSRAELKSLEAQKDAMRANLKASKREFYPEVFGRTAYRFEGKGAETPGFIAGVGVRFPIFEGFSRFAKVEDSKAHLRKTKAELRSTRAAIISQIKQLYLDLEFAQENIKVTKATKESAEQSLLLARERYNLARASSVELAEAEALFAVSNARYMQSIYNYNINIARLERATGEIDESQEP
- the hemW gene encoding radical SAM family heme chaperone HemW, with protein sequence MPFGIYIHIPYCVTKCPYCDFNSYGVGSNFPEKDYTNSIIRELEFYQDDLSGTKVTSIFFGGGTPSLFDPKNIEEILSKIYSITKPSENIEISLEVNPKTADLEKLKGLRAAGINRISTGVQSFSERKLKFLGRINTPEDSQKILQDIVKAGYENYSMDLMYGTKDETLSEWENDLQKALSFDFPHISAYCLTVENGTEFNRLESLGELNLPSNDKLADFISYTTDFVQDSGYKHYEISNYAKKGFECVHNMLYWRLDGYLGLGAGAHSHYAKTDSNPWGARWSNIRNPAKYMNTVLSSKKPVDFSEIIDKNKFIIDTVVMGMRLDQGIDLLKLKSRSNVIADTDKIEPLINDGLLENLGNFIRITKKGNLVSNEIMIKMVDALS